The Rhodospirillaceae bacterium genome has a window encoding:
- a CDS encoding VOC family protein, which translates to MALYFERLKQTCGSFVTGVAILIVLTSGYAAAQGTAVRRTTLLVEDIGRSIDFYQRLGLTPWFERSSTDTDEGGVIGALDLPLTSDPKIGRIVIMRGNDDRIGMIGLLGYQRPPLASARGNLMGLGVGDIIIMIETDDINFVYNRLQETGARFHTAPERFEVTNADGSVRDTGYRMFVYDPDGHLIEVSEPETRDPG; encoded by the coding sequence ATGGCGTTATATTTTGAACGGCTCAAACAGACATGCGGCAGTTTCGTTACGGGGGTCGCGATTCTTATTGTGCTCACGTCTGGGTATGCCGCCGCGCAAGGAACAGCCGTCCGCCGCACCACGTTATTGGTGGAAGATATCGGTCGCTCCATCGATTTTTATCAGCGCCTTGGCCTCACGCCGTGGTTTGAGCGCTCCTCCACTGATACGGACGAAGGCGGTGTGATCGGCGCACTTGATTTGCCGCTGACGTCTGATCCCAAGATTGGTCGCATCGTCATTATGCGCGGTAACGATGATCGTATCGGTATGATTGGTCTGCTCGGCTATCAGCGTCCGCCTCTGGCCAGCGCCCGTGGCAACCTCATGGGTCTCGGGGTCGGCGATATCATCATTATGATCGAAACCGACGATATTAATTTCGTCTACAACCGGCTTCAGGAAACCGGGGCCCGGTTCCACACAGCGCCCGAGAGGTTTGAAGTCACCAACGCGGACGGTTCCGTGCGCGACACCGGCTACCGCATGTTTGTCTATGATCCGGATGGGCACCTGATTGAAGTGTCCGAGCCTGAAACCCGGGACCCCGGGTAA
- a CDS encoding DUF4437 domain-containing protein, whose amino-acid sequence MARPHIEFVQSQVLPFQQGLPGGARTDVACRILSIDDTAGDSSTQLRYSAGWRAADPHYLTVDEELFVLEGALEINGRSYGKHDYAHLPAGYHRASMSSDAGAVVLTFFSGEVRSITSDRSGSMYDDALLVEHLNTRQMDGQTGQRKHMNTGDWDPSGTLHKPLFHNPHTGERSWLIGLMPYWSSSRTETHPVVEEEFAILGDICFPMGVMRDGGYFWRPPGVEHGPFATWGGTLHLCRCKGGPFATEWNDSPGPDWAATYKPILPAAYQAHVDAAHVDAAHDYDREPNY is encoded by the coding sequence ATGGCGCGTCCCCATATTGAATTTGTTCAATCCCAGGTGTTGCCGTTTCAGCAAGGTTTGCCGGGAGGTGCGCGCACCGATGTGGCATGTCGGATTCTGTCGATCGATGACACAGCGGGCGACTCCTCCACCCAATTGCGCTATTCGGCGGGCTGGCGCGCCGCAGACCCGCATTATCTGACGGTCGATGAAGAGCTCTTTGTTCTCGAAGGGGCGCTTGAAATCAACGGGCGAAGTTATGGCAAGCACGACTACGCCCATCTGCCGGCCGGATATCACCGCGCCTCCATGTCCAGCGACGCCGGGGCCGTGGTGCTGACGTTTTTTTCCGGGGAGGTGCGCAGTATTACGTCTGATCGGAGCGGCTCTATGTATGATGACGCCCTGTTGGTCGAACACCTCAACACACGCCAGATGGACGGCCAGACCGGCCAACGCAAACATATGAATACCGGCGACTGGGACCCCTCCGGCACCCTCCACAAGCCGTTGTTTCATAATCCCCATACGGGCGAGCGCTCGTGGCTCATTGGCCTGATGCCTTATTGGTCTTCGTCGCGCACAGAGACCCATCCGGTGGTCGAGGAAGAGTTCGCGATTCTTGGGGATATCTGTTTCCCCATGGGTGTCATGCGCGACGGCGGTTATTTCTGGCGTCCCCCGGGGGTCGAGCACGGCCCCTTCGCCACCTGGGGCGGCACGCTGCACCTGTGCCGGTGCAAAGGCGGTCCCTTTGCGACAGAGTGGAACGACTCTCCTGGTCCGGATTGGGCGGCCACGTATAAGCCGATCTTGCCGGCGGCGTATCAGGCCCATGTGGATGCGGCCCATGTGGATGCTGCCCATGATTATGACCGCGAACCGAATTATTAA
- a CDS encoding class I adenylate-forming enzyme family protein, whose protein sequence is MKSFNPKTVSIPHSFQSMTMAKALRATTRRNPGKTAITHNDKSRTYQELSTRTDRLTAAAISDLKINPGDNVAIVAKNSIEYVEVVCGLPEAGAAVATVNPKLTTAEIEGICNDAGARVVFVDEASADAVGNATFETVERVVHLGKDYEALLSAAQTPDAYPVIHEWDTWCIPYTSGTTGKPKGVCLSHRSRLLAFYQQALEFGCYSPDDRFLGTTPMNHGAGIAFPLAAIMFGGFTEILDHFDPELLLKKLKEGNFAGVFTVPTQHHAIFELEQAVLDKYRNAPLKAVISNASALPQHLKHEIVAYFGEGLLHETYGSTEAGFVTNLRPSYQLQKERCVGTPFAHTFVKLTDEDFTEVGPEEPGELWVKSPSAFNGYWNRPQETDAAFHDGWITVGDVAKRDEDGFVYIVDRKTDMVITGGVNVYPREIEALLFTHPAIADAAVVGVPDDKWGERLKAFVVLKAGKILETPDLVEFCTGQLASYKIPKEMAVIDALPRNANGKVLKTELRKKG, encoded by the coding sequence ATGAAGTCTTTTAATCCCAAAACGGTTTCAATCCCCCATTCGTTTCAGTCTATGACCATGGCGAAAGCCTTGCGGGCGACCACCCGGCGCAATCCAGGTAAAACGGCGATCACCCACAATGACAAAAGCCGCACCTATCAGGAGCTGTCCACCCGCACAGACCGCCTGACCGCCGCCGCCATTTCTGATCTCAAAATCAACCCCGGCGATAACGTCGCCATCGTGGCCAAGAACAGCATTGAATATGTCGAAGTGGTGTGCGGCCTGCCCGAGGCGGGGGCCGCTGTCGCAACGGTCAATCCAAAGCTGACCACCGCGGAAATTGAAGGCATTTGCAACGATGCCGGCGCGCGCGTTGTGTTTGTCGATGAGGCGTCCGCCGACGCCGTTGGCAACGCGACGTTTGAAACCGTCGAACGCGTGGTCCATCTTGGCAAAGACTACGAAGCTTTGCTCAGCGCCGCTCAAACCCCAGACGCTTATCCCGTAATTCATGAATGGGATACGTGGTGCATTCCCTATACTTCGGGGACAACCGGAAAACCAAAAGGCGTGTGCCTGTCGCACCGCTCGCGCTTGCTGGCGTTTTATCAGCAGGCGCTGGAGTTCGGCTGCTATTCACCCGATGATCGCTTTCTCGGCACCACGCCGATGAATCATGGCGCGGGCATTGCCTTTCCGCTGGCGGCCATCATGTTCGGCGGGTTCACGGAAATTCTGGATCATTTTGATCCTGAACTGCTGTTGAAGAAACTCAAAGAGGGCAATTTCGCCGGCGTGTTCACCGTGCCCACTCAGCACCATGCGATTTTTGAACTCGAACAGGCCGTGCTTGATAAATATCGCAATGCACCTCTTAAAGCGGTGATCTCAAATGCCTCAGCTTTGCCGCAACATCTCAAACACGAGATCGTCGCGTATTTCGGCGAGGGTCTGTTGCACGAAACTTATGGCTCGACTGAGGCCGGCTTTGTCACCAATCTGCGCCCCTCCTATCAACTGCAAAAAGAACGCTGCGTCGGCACGCCCTTCGCCCACACCTTTGTTAAGCTCACCGATGAGGACTTCACCGAGGTCGGCCCCGAAGAGCCCGGCGAGCTGTGGGTCAAGTCACCCTCAGCCTTTAACGGCTACTGGAACCGCCCGCAAGAAACCGACGCCGCCTTTCATGACGGTTGGATCACTGTGGGCGATGTGGCCAAACGGGATGAAGACGGTTTCGTCTATATCGTCGACCGCAAGACAGACATGGTCATCACCGGTGGCGTGAATGTCTATCCGCGCGAGATCGAAGCGCTGCTGTTCACCCATCCGGCCATCGCTGATGCGGCTGTCGTTGGTGTGCCCGACGATAAATGGGGCGAACGTCTGAAGGCTTTTGTGGTGCTCAAGGCCGGGAAAATTCTTGAGACCCCAGATTTAGTGGAGTTTTGCACAGGTCAGTTGGCCAGCTACAAAATCCCGAAGGAGATGGCGGTGATCGATGCTCTGCCGCGCAACGCCAACGGCAAGGTGCTCAAGACGGAACTACGTAAGAAGGGGTGA
- the arfB gene encoding alternative ribosome rescue aminoacyl-tRNA hydrolase ArfB: MIYVTDHIQLDPSELEISFIRASGPGGQNVNKVSSAVQLRFDALHSKCLPPSVRHRLLALAGTRANQHGVIVIEAKRYRHQTRNREDAIERLVALISSATHVDPPRRKSKPSRASVKRHQATKKQRGTLKKLRRDPGQDD, translated from the coding sequence ATGATTTATGTCACCGACCACATACAACTTGACCCAAGCGAACTCGAAATTTCGTTTATCCGGGCTTCCGGGCCGGGCGGTCAAAACGTCAACAAGGTTTCAAGCGCGGTGCAATTGCGGTTTGATGCCCTGCACTCTAAATGCCTGCCGCCAAGCGTTCGCCACCGACTCCTTGCCCTGGCGGGAACGCGGGCCAATCAGCACGGCGTTATTGTGATTGAGGCAAAACGCTATCGCCACCAGACGCGCAATCGTGAAGACGCCATAGAACGGCTCGTCGCGCTGATATCATCCGCGACTCATGTAGACCCGCCGCGCCGCAAGAGTAAACCCTCACGGGCTTCCGTCAAACGGCATCAGGCGACAAAAAAACAGCGGGGAACACTAAAAAAGTTGCGGCGTGACCCCGGCCAAGATGACTAA
- a CDS encoding tetratricopeptide repeat protein, producing MKRKQSNTLGKGSSVDHQAEHAKAVDCYRAGDHDAALPHINAAIRAEPNSAIYQADAGVILMALGRNEEALIPLRRATQLDPSHADAHYNMGEAYQFLGQKDKAIAAFKIAMSLNRGLGWKKIRSAFARWFGFNR from the coding sequence GTGAAACGCAAGCAATCCAACACCCTGGGCAAGGGAAGTTCTGTCGATCATCAGGCTGAACATGCCAAAGCTGTGGACTGTTATCGGGCCGGTGATCATGACGCGGCGCTGCCTCATATCAACGCGGCCATTCGCGCCGAGCCGAACAGTGCCATCTATCAAGCCGACGCCGGCGTCATTTTGATGGCGCTGGGCCGAAACGAAGAAGCGCTTATTCCGCTGCGCCGCGCAACACAGCTAGACCCGTCCCATGCAGACGCCCATTACAATATGGGGGAAGCCTATCAATTCCTGGGACAAAAAGACAAAGCCATTGCGGCCTTTAAAATCGCCATGAGTTTGAACCGCGGCCTGGGTTGGAAAAAAATCCGCTCGGCCTTTGCGCGCTGGTTCGGCTTCAACCGCTAG
- a CDS encoding amidohydrolase family protein, which produces MSGYIDIVCNPFTPWVVEQGLMGVDEDFKTQVRMAGDAKAGVDIDDYLKMMDTAGIERSLLIAHRCGDLNVKGSHHIPYEYVRDICQKYPDRFSGLAGIDTTKGMAQLRELEVAINDYGFVGAHWYPHWFAIPPDAPQIYPIYAKCCELDIPIMMQVGQNLVYSKERRLPSVAKPILLDQVAIDFPELVLIGIHIGVPWTDEMIAMCWKHENVYTAGDAYAPKHWPKQLVHYANSYGRHKVMFGTDWPVIDPERAVREVGEFGMRPEAHQMLMRDNALRLFKRINSTISSAS; this is translated from the coding sequence ATGAGCGGTTACATCGATATCGTATGCAATCCCTTTACCCCCTGGGTGGTGGAACAGGGTCTGATGGGCGTCGACGAAGATTTCAAGACGCAGGTCCGCATGGCGGGTGACGCCAAGGCCGGTGTGGACATCGACGACTATCTGAAAATGATGGACACGGCGGGCATCGAACGCTCATTGCTTATCGCGCATCGCTGTGGCGATCTGAATGTCAAAGGGTCCCATCACATTCCCTATGAGTACGTCCGCGATATTTGCCAGAAGTATCCGGACCGCTTTTCCGGTTTGGCGGGAATCGATACCACCAAGGGCATGGCGCAACTGCGCGAGTTGGAGGTCGCCATCAACGATTACGGCTTTGTCGGTGCCCATTGGTATCCGCACTGGTTTGCCATTCCCCCCGACGCGCCACAGATTTACCCCATCTATGCCAAGTGCTGTGAGCTTGACATCCCCATCATGATGCAGGTCGGCCAGAACCTGGTGTATTCCAAAGAACGCCGCTTGCCCTCGGTCGCCAAGCCGATCCTGTTGGATCAGGTGGCCATCGATTTTCCCGAACTGGTGCTCATTGGCATTCACATCGGGGTGCCGTGGACCGATGAAATGATCGCCATGTGCTGGAAGCACGAGAACGTTTATACGGCCGGTGATGCCTACGCCCCCAAGCACTGGCCGAAGCAATTGGTTCATTATGCCAATTCCTATGGCCGCCATAAGGTGATGTTTGGTACGGACTGGCCAGTGATTGATCCCGAGCGCGCCGTGCGTGAGGTGGGCGAATTTGGCATGCGGCCCGAGGCCCACCAAATGCTGATGCGCGACAATGCGCTGCGTCTGTTCAAGCGGATCAATTCAACAATATCATCAGCTTCATGA
- a CDS encoding tetratricopeptide repeat protein has translation MVRAAADALVKRLTSGLAPRPPVSNETAESLKERGTAYFNEGRLAAAGNCFRRAIALRPDYADAHNNLGAVLRKWGRPHSAIASFQTTLMLNPRSASAYGNLGNLHERYGNLAQAETYYLKAVEIEPKLHQAFVGLARIATQRQRWDDALASLTRAATIAPQDASIFHQTGVVYMGKRAFTSALNALRNAAGLDPKNVSIKASLADVLLQLEKTNEARTLLTECLAAAPENPIALSVLKKLEDKKVGAP, from the coding sequence ATGGTAAGAGCAGCGGCGGACGCGCTGGTAAAACGGCTGACTTCTGGGTTGGCACCGCGCCCTCCCGTATCCAACGAAACAGCAGAGTCCCTTAAAGAACGCGGCACGGCATATTTCAATGAAGGACGCTTAGCGGCCGCGGGCAATTGCTTCCGGCGGGCCATCGCGCTCCGTCCTGACTATGCCGATGCGCATAACAATCTGGGCGCAGTGTTAAGAAAATGGGGGCGCCCACACAGCGCAATCGCGTCCTTTCAAACCACCCTCATGCTCAATCCGCGCTCTGCCTCGGCCTATGGCAACCTTGGCAACCTGCATGAGCGCTACGGCAACTTGGCCCAAGCCGAGACCTATTACCTGAAAGCTGTGGAAATTGAGCCAAAGCTGCACCAGGCTTTTGTGGGGCTGGCGCGGATTGCGACCCAGCGGCAGCGCTGGGATGACGCGCTGGCATCTTTGACCCGCGCCGCAACCATCGCCCCGCAAGACGCCAGTATTTTTCACCAAACGGGCGTCGTGTATATGGGTAAAAGAGCGTTCACATCAGCCTTGAACGCTCTGAGAAATGCAGCTGGGCTTGATCCAAAAAACGTCTCCATCAAAGCCAGCCTCGCCGACGTGCTGTTGCAGCTTGAAAAGACAAACGAAGCACGCACCCTGCTGACTGAATGCCTGGCTGCCGCTCCGGAAAATCCCATCGCTCTGAGTGTTCTGAAAAAACTCGAGGATAAGAAAGTTGGCGCGCCTTAG
- the ggt gene encoding gamma-glutamyltransferase has product MLLFSFFDRLISRRQVFAVAMSLGFLTSTAIHAQDVNFPEASSGLVEQKGDTASKFMVAAANPIAVQAGYDAIKAGGNALDAALAVQLVLNLVEPQSSGIGGGAFILYWDNSAQELYAYDGRETAPATATEKRFLTADGKAMLRQRAVIGGKSVGVPGLVAVMELAHQRHGALKWATLFDPAIKVAEEGFEISPRLFRLLDVDEELRKIRLPAELYYQADLTPKPIGTVLTNPRMAITLKTIATEGRRGFYHGDVAERIVMRVKETTRNPADITLDDLANYRAVERTPLCAPYRIYKICGMPAPTSGGIGVIQTLGLLEKFDLPNMEPWSVEAAHLFVEASRLVYADRATYIADPDFSPVPQDGLIDRGYISDRAALIDPARRMSKVEAGKPPQKGTFNYGPGRDFERPSTTHISVIDDQGNAVSMTSSIEGAFGSHLMAGGFLLNNQLTDFSYDAVAQGRTVANRVEGGKRPRSSMAPIIVFDENNQIVAVSGSPGGMAIVPLVVKTLIAMLDWKMTPQEATNLPNILLFGPTVFLEGGTALEAHKAALEALGHRVRVGNFPSGVHALAVQGGMIWGGADPRREGTVMGD; this is encoded by the coding sequence ATGCTCCTCTTCTCATTTTTCGACCGTTTAATAAGCCGCCGCCAGGTGTTCGCTGTCGCGATGAGCTTAGGGTTTTTAACTTCGACGGCGATACACGCCCAGGATGTAAACTTCCCGGAAGCGTCGAGTGGACTGGTAGAACAAAAAGGCGATACAGCCTCCAAGTTTATGGTCGCTGCGGCCAATCCTATTGCTGTACAGGCCGGCTACGACGCCATCAAAGCGGGGGGCAATGCCCTCGACGCCGCGCTGGCCGTACAACTGGTTTTGAATTTGGTGGAACCACAGTCCTCGGGCATCGGCGGCGGTGCGTTCATTCTATACTGGGATAATTCAGCACAAGAACTCTATGCCTATGACGGGCGCGAAACCGCGCCGGCGACCGCCACCGAAAAGCGTTTCCTGACCGCAGACGGCAAAGCGATGCTGCGGCAGCGCGCTGTCATCGGTGGAAAATCGGTTGGGGTGCCCGGCCTGGTCGCCGTGATGGAGCTGGCGCACCAGCGTCATGGTGCCTTGAAGTGGGCGACGCTGTTTGACCCGGCCATCAAAGTTGCTGAGGAAGGATTTGAAATTTCCCCGCGGCTGTTCCGCCTGCTCGACGTTGACGAAGAGTTGCGGAAAATCAGGTTGCCGGCCGAGCTGTACTATCAGGCTGACCTTACACCAAAGCCCATAGGGACGGTTCTGACCAACCCCCGCATGGCCATAACCTTAAAAACCATTGCCACCGAAGGACGACGCGGGTTTTATCACGGCGACGTGGCGGAGCGGATTGTCATGCGCGTGAAGGAAACCACACGCAACCCGGCTGATATAACGCTGGACGACTTGGCAAATTACCGGGCGGTCGAGCGCACTCCATTGTGCGCGCCCTACCGGATCTACAAAATTTGCGGCATGCCCGCGCCCACCTCCGGCGGCATTGGCGTGATTCAGACTCTTGGGTTGCTGGAAAAATTCGACCTGCCAAACATGGAACCTTGGTCGGTAGAGGCAGCGCATTTGTTTGTCGAGGCCAGCCGGCTGGTGTACGCCGACCGCGCCACCTATATCGCCGATCCAGACTTTTCGCCGGTGCCACAAGACGGCCTGATTGACAGGGGCTATATCTCAGACCGTGCGGCGCTGATTGATCCTGCCCGCCGTATGAGCAAGGTCGAGGCCGGCAAGCCGCCGCAGAAGGGCACGTTTAACTACGGCCCAGGCCGCGACTTTGAACGCCCCTCCACCACCCATATTTCTGTCATTGATGATCAGGGCAACGCCGTGTCCATGACCAGTTCCATCGAGGGGGCCTTTGGCTCACACCTGATGGCTGGGGGCTTCCTGCTGAACAACCAGCTGACAGATTTTTCTTACGACGCTGTGGCTCAAGGACGCACGGTGGCCAACCGGGTGGAAGGCGGCAAACGCCCCCGCAGTTCCATGGCCCCGATTATCGTCTTTGATGAGAACAACCAAATTGTTGCGGTGTCCGGCTCACCCGGCGGTATGGCCATTGTGCCGCTGGTGGTGAAAACACTGATTGCCATGCTCGACTGGAAGATGACCCCCCAAGAGGCCACCAACCTTCCAAATATTCTGCTGTTTGGACCGACCGTTTTTTTAGAAGGCGGCACCGCGCTGGAAGCACACAAAGCGGCTTTAGAAGCCCTGGGCCACCGGGTGCGCGTTGGCAACTTCCCCAGCGGGGTGCATGCCCTGGCCGTTCAAGGCGGCATGATTTGGGGCGGGGCTGACCCACGGCGCGAAGGCACGGTGATGGGCGACTAA
- a CDS encoding EAL domain-containing protein, with product MSTAREKFVAFAFCWADILIEVDQARNIVFAAGATQPVFGKSVEQMIGTSLRDYIAPRDKLLVEQLLAVAAKKGRIDDTTIHLQGTKGPTPPLSFAGYLMPDLGNNFFLALRTVSHVGQDGEYEDAGERDRSTGLLAGDSFSGLAAEKLKESHKAGGNTELTLVNLPGFDSFYESLSEDDQSVLMNTVGTTLRANSIGGESAGEIGEGKFGILHDSALDVAELEAKLAEATRVFDPTGKGVEVQAGTIDVDMDDINEEDLTKGLVYTINHFREQSGADFNVKDIAQNMDSLVKEAVSSLNKFRDVVDGSNFEVAFHPILDVNTGAFHHYEALVRFGGNFEESPYKYITFAEETGLISEFDIAMAQKCVDWIKAHRKEKVSVAVNISGISVDDKVYVEKLHALIDKDPWLNEHLLFEITESARVVDLQKANTFVQSVRRKGFHVCLDDFGAGAASFQYLSVLEVDVVKLDGSAVKNAQTAPKGRAFLRALTTLCKTMDVETIAEMIDTKETLEFVRDCGVEYAQGFLFGKPDPDPWQFVTKLDRRLFGSKRT from the coding sequence ATGTCTACTGCTCGCGAAAAATTCGTCGCCTTTGCCTTCTGCTGGGCTGACATCCTGATCGAGGTCGACCAGGCCAGAAACATTGTGTTTGCTGCCGGCGCGACACAGCCCGTGTTTGGCAAAAGCGTCGAGCAGATGATTGGCACGAGTTTGCGGGATTATATCGCCCCCCGTGACAAACTGCTGGTCGAGCAGTTGCTGGCTGTGGCCGCCAAGAAAGGCCGCATTGATGACACCACTATTCATTTGCAAGGCACGAAAGGCCCAACGCCGCCGCTGAGTTTTGCGGGCTACCTGATGCCGGACCTGGGCAACAACTTTTTCCTGGCGCTGCGCACGGTCAGTCATGTGGGGCAAGACGGTGAATACGAAGACGCCGGAGAACGGGACCGCAGCACTGGTTTGTTGGCCGGGGATTCCTTCTCAGGGTTGGCCGCAGAAAAACTGAAAGAATCTCATAAAGCTGGCGGCAACACGGAATTAACCTTGGTCAATCTGCCCGGCTTTGACAGTTTTTACGAAAGCCTGTCGGAAGACGACCAAAGTGTATTGATGAACACGGTCGGCACCACACTGCGGGCCAATTCAATCGGTGGAGAGTCCGCTGGTGAAATAGGCGAAGGCAAGTTTGGTATTTTGCACGACTCTGCATTGGACGTCGCAGAATTAGAGGCAAAACTGGCCGAAGCCACGCGTGTGTTTGACCCCACAGGAAAGGGCGTTGAAGTGCAAGCGGGCACCATCGACGTCGACATGGACGACATTAACGAGGAAGATCTTACCAAGGGCCTCGTGTACACGATCAATCACTTCCGCGAACAATCGGGCGCGGATTTCAATGTCAAAGACATTGCCCAAAACATGGACTCGCTGGTGAAAGAAGCGGTGTCTTCGTTGAACAAGTTTCGCGATGTGGTCGATGGCAGTAATTTTGAAGTCGCCTTCCACCCCATTCTTGATGTCAACACCGGCGCATTTCATCACTATGAAGCCCTGGTGCGCTTTGGCGGCAATTTTGAAGAATCGCCTTACAAGTACATCACCTTTGCTGAAGAAACCGGCCTGATCAGCGAATTTGATATCGCCATGGCGCAAAAATGCGTCGACTGGATCAAAGCGCACCGTAAAGAAAAAGTGTCGGTGGCCGTGAACATCTCGGGCATTTCCGTGGACGATAAAGTTTACGTCGAGAAACTGCATGCGCTGATCGACAAAGACCCGTGGCTGAACGAACACCTGCTGTTTGAAATCACAGAATCAGCCCGCGTGGTTGATCTTCAGAAAGCCAATACCTTTGTGCAATCGGTGCGGCGTAAGGGCTTCCATGTCTGCCTGGATGACTTTGGTGCTGGCGCGGCCAGCTTCCAATATCTAAGCGTGCTTGAAGTTGATGTGGTGAAGCTTGATGGCAGTGCGGTGAAAAACGCGCAAACAGCGCCAAAGGGCCGGGCCTTCCTGCGCGCCCTAACCACCTTGTGTAAAACCATGGACGTGGAAACCATTGCCGAAATGATCGACACCAAAGAGACCTTAGAGTTTGTGCGAGACTGCGGTGTTGAATATGCCCAAGGCTTCCTGTTTGGAAAGCCAGACCCCGACCCCTGGCAATTTGTAACCAAGCTTGACCGGCGCCTGTTTGGGTCCAAACGAACCTAA
- a CDS encoding iron-sulfur cluster assembly protein: MTMCGADELDSAIAAVWSLLKCVPDPCHALSGHDLSIVDLGLVNDVVREGDALRISVTFTDPSCVFSYQIIMDLEDLAETLDGVSEITVTSDPYPLWTEDRLSDKARKVFADKRQRFGVAEVTQPNQERHQ; the protein is encoded by the coding sequence ATGACCATGTGCGGTGCTGATGAGTTAGACTCTGCAATTGCCGCGGTTTGGTCTTTACTCAAGTGCGTGCCTGACCCGTGCCACGCTCTGTCTGGCCATGACTTAAGTATCGTTGATCTCGGTTTGGTCAATGATGTTGTCCGCGAGGGCGACGCGCTGCGCATCAGCGTGACCTTTACCGATCCCAGTTGCGTTTTTTCCTATCAAATCATCATGGACCTGGAAGACCTCGCGGAAACCCTAGACGGCGTCTCGGAGATTACGGTGACGTCCGACCCCTATCCTCTGTGGACGGAAGACCGTCTCAGCGACAAAGCCCGCAAGGTGTTTGCTGACAAGCGCCAACGTTTCGGTGTTGCAGAGGTCACTCAGCCAAACCAGGAGCGTCACCAATGA
- a CDS encoding SufE family protein: MSTADIPMIDPGVTFEDLAENFDLFDDWEDRYRYIIDLGKKLPALPEALHNDAYKVRGCMSQVWIVPGHVPDDATKFAFAADSDAHIIKGLIYILATLYTGAKISDLAEIDAESAFEKIGLDQHLSPSRRNGLVSMVSRIRASASA, from the coding sequence GTGTCCACCGCTGATATACCGATGATTGATCCCGGCGTGACATTTGAGGATCTGGCTGAAAACTTTGACCTGTTTGATGATTGGGAAGATCGTTACCGTTACATCATTGATCTGGGTAAAAAATTACCGGCCTTGCCGGAAGCGCTCCATAACGATGCCTACAAGGTGCGGGGCTGCATGAGCCAGGTGTGGATCGTCCCCGGACATGTGCCGGACGACGCCACCAAATTTGCCTTCGCGGCCGACAGTGATGCCCATATCATCAAGGGCCTCATTTATATTCTGGCGACTCTCTACACGGGCGCAAAAATTTCCGATCTGGCAGAGATTGATGCAGAATCGGCTTTTGAGAAAATAGGCTTGGACCAGCACCTCAGTCCCAGCCGCCGCAACGGCCTCGTGTCCATGGTCAGTCGCATTCGGGCCTCGGCGTCAGCATAA